From one Actinomycetes bacterium genomic stretch:
- the pgl gene encoding 6-phosphogluconolactonase codes for MTTPEVLVHRDILELAEAAAARLTTRIVEVQAARGRACVVLTGGGVGTAVLAELAASPSRDSVDWQRLDVWWGDERYLPAGDPDRNETAARAALLDLVPVVASAVHPMPARDGDSSPEAAAERYAAELAGQADRGGALPRFDVLLLGVGPDAHVASLFPEQPALHERDRTVVAVRGAPKPPPVRLTLTLAAIRSAEEVWLLAAGAEKARALRLALSDAGSVQVPAAGARGRRRTLALLDESAASALPPSLGRIASP; via the coding sequence GTGACGACCCCCGAGGTCCTGGTCCATCGCGACATCCTCGAGCTGGCGGAGGCGGCGGCCGCCCGGCTGACCACCCGGATCGTCGAGGTCCAAGCCGCCCGTGGCCGAGCCTGCGTGGTCCTCACGGGGGGCGGCGTGGGCACCGCCGTGCTGGCCGAGCTCGCGGCCAGTCCGTCCCGGGACTCGGTCGACTGGCAGCGGCTGGACGTCTGGTGGGGTGACGAGCGGTACCTGCCGGCCGGTGACCCGGACCGCAACGAGACGGCGGCCAGGGCCGCCCTGCTCGACCTGGTGCCCGTGGTGGCGTCCGCCGTCCACCCGATGCCGGCCCGGGACGGCGACAGCTCGCCGGAGGCGGCCGCGGAGCGGTACGCCGCCGAGCTCGCGGGCCAGGCTGACCGCGGCGGTGCGCTGCCACGCTTCGACGTCCTGCTGCTGGGAGTGGGTCCGGACGCGCACGTCGCGTCGCTGTTCCCAGAGCAGCCCGCGCTGCACGAACGGGACCGCACGGTGGTGGCCGTCCGGGGCGCCCCCAAACCGCCGCCGGTCCGGCTCACCCTCACGCTGGCGGCCATCCGCAGCGCCGAGGAGGTCTGGCTGCTCGCCGCCGGGGCGGAGAAGGCCCGGGCGCTGCGCCTGGCCCTGAGCGACGCCGGCTCGGTCCAGGTGCCGGCGGCGGGAGCGCGGGGACGTCGCCGAACGCTCGCGCTGCTCGACGAGTCGGCCGCGTCCGCCCTGCCCCCGTCGCTGGGCCGGATCGCCAGCCCCTGA
- a CDS encoding RNA polymerase-binding protein RbpA — protein MSGGSAIRGSRVGAGPMGEAERGDTAPRRRVAFWCAHGHETRPSFAVDAVIPDSWDCPRCGWPAGRDRNEPPSPPKIEPYKTHLAYVRERRTDHDGDAILEEALARLRGDAG, from the coding sequence GTGTCCGGTGGGAGTGCCATTCGCGGCAGCCGGGTGGGGGCCGGGCCGATGGGGGAGGCCGAGCGTGGCGACACCGCCCCTCGGCGGCGGGTCGCGTTCTGGTGCGCGCACGGACACGAGACGCGGCCCTCGTTCGCCGTCGACGCGGTGATCCCGGACTCCTGGGACTGCCCTCGCTGCGGCTGGCCGGCCGGGCGGGACCGCAACGAGCCGCCGTCCCCGCCGAAGATCGAGCCGTACAAGACCCATCTGGCCTACGTGCGCGAGCGGCGCACCGACCACGACGGCGACGCCATCCTGGAGGAGGCGCTGGCCAGGCTGCGCGGCGACGCCGGCTGA
- the secG gene encoding preprotein translocase subunit SecG, translated as MMNWFGWILVGFLILTSLLLIVLVLLHKGKGGGLSDMFGGGVTSSVGGSSVAERNLDRITIAIGVVWSGCIIGLGLILKTHS; from the coding sequence CTGATGAACTGGTTCGGCTGGATCCTCGTCGGCTTCCTGATCCTCACAAGCCTGCTGCTGATCGTGCTCGTGCTGCTGCACAAGGGCAAGGGCGGCGGCCTGTCCGACATGTTCGGCGGCGGGGTGACCTCGTCGGTGGGTGGCTCGTCGGTCGCCGAACGCAACCTGGACCGCATCACGATCGCCATCGGGGTGGTCTGGAGCGGTTGCATCATCGGCCTCGGGCTGATCCTCAAGACGCACAGCTAG
- a CDS encoding glucose-6-phosphate dehydrogenase (catalyzes the formation of D-glucono-1,5-lactone 6-phosphate from D-glucose 6-phosphate) yields TTETYAALRLDIDTRRWAGVPFYLRTGKRLGRRVTEVAIVFKRAPHLPFEATATEELGQNALVIRVQPDEGIALRFGSKVPATHMEVRDVTMDFAYGESFTESSPEAYERLILDVLIGEAPLFPRHEEVELSWRILDPVEAHWAAQGQPEQYPAGTWGPASADAMLARDGRTWRRP; encoded by the coding sequence CGACCACCGAGACCTACGCGGCGCTGCGGCTGGACATCGACACCCGGCGGTGGGCCGGGGTCCCGTTCTACCTGCGCACCGGCAAGCGGCTGGGTCGCCGGGTCACCGAGGTGGCGATCGTGTTCAAGCGGGCGCCGCACCTGCCTTTCGAGGCGACCGCCACCGAGGAGCTGGGCCAAAACGCGCTGGTGATCCGGGTGCAGCCGGACGAGGGCATCGCGCTGCGCTTCGGGTCGAAGGTGCCGGCGACACACATGGAGGTGCGCGACGTCACCATGGACTTCGCGTACGGCGAGTCGTTCACCGAGTCCAGCCCGGAGGCCTACGAGCGGCTGATCCTGGACGTCCTCATCGGCGAGGCCCCCTTGTTCCCCCGGCACGAGGAGGTCGAGCTGTCCTGGCGGATCCTCGACCCGGTCGAGGCCCACTGGGCCGCGCAGGGTCAGCCCGAGCAGTACCCGGCGGGCACCTGGGGACCGGCGTCCGCCGACGCCATGCTGGCCCGCGACGGACGGACCTGGAGGCGCCCATGA
- a CDS encoding glucose-6-phosphate dehydrogenase assembly protein OpcA, translated as MIVDLTDTTAGAIAAALVQARHSAGVPAIGMVLTLVIVTDENGSYDALRAANDAAREHPSRILVAIQRPGRAVPRLDAEVRFLGDSGPGETVVMRMYGELAEHAESALLPLLLPDAPVVVWWPGSAPRVPADDPVGRLAQRRVTDSAAAADAAAELGLRADGYHPGDTDLAWTRITGWRTLLAAALDEPFGPVTGGEVACEPGSPSSLLLASWLSQRLGAPVRQVDSAGPGITAVRLASVDGDLVVARPDGRVAHLTRPGQPEREVALQQRETAEIMAEEMRRLDPDDVYGEVLGSLRATLADPVSS; from the coding sequence ATGATCGTCGACCTGACCGACACCACCGCCGGTGCGATCGCCGCCGCGCTGGTCCAGGCCCGGCACAGCGCCGGCGTGCCGGCCATCGGCATGGTGCTCACGCTGGTGATCGTCACCGACGAGAACGGCAGCTACGACGCGCTGCGCGCCGCCAACGACGCCGCCCGCGAGCATCCCTCGCGGATCCTGGTGGCGATCCAGCGCCCCGGGAGGGCGGTGCCCCGGCTGGACGCCGAGGTGCGGTTCCTCGGCGACTCCGGGCCGGGCGAGACGGTCGTGATGCGCATGTACGGCGAGCTGGCCGAGCACGCCGAGTCCGCGCTGCTCCCGCTGCTGCTGCCGGACGCCCCCGTGGTGGTCTGGTGGCCCGGCTCGGCCCCCCGCGTACCGGCCGACGACCCGGTCGGTCGACTGGCCCAACGGCGGGTCACCGACAGCGCTGCGGCGGCCGACGCCGCGGCCGAGCTGGGGCTGCGGGCGGACGGCTACCACCCGGGGGACACCGACCTGGCCTGGACCCGGATCACCGGCTGGCGGACGCTGCTGGCGGCCGCCCTGGACGAGCCGTTCGGCCCGGTGACGGGCGGCGAGGTCGCCTGCGAGCCGGGCAGTCCGAGCTCGCTGCTGCTGGCCAGCTGGCTGAGCCAGCGGCTCGGCGCGCCGGTCCGTCAGGTCGACTCGGCCGGCCCGGGGATCACCGCCGTCCGGCTGGCCAGCGTGGACGGCGACCTGGTCGTGGCCAGGCCGGACGGCCGGGTGGCGCACCTGACCCGGCCGGGCCAGCCCGAGCGGGAGGTCGCGCTGCAACAGCGCGAGACCGCGGAGATCATGGCCGAGGAGATGCGGCGGCTGGACCCGGACGACGTCTACGGCGAGGTGCTCGGCAGCCTGCGCGCGACGCTGGCCGACCCGGTGTCCTCGTGA